CATGCCGACCGGGCCTTTGTTGAGGGTCAGGCCGGTCCGCTGGAACTCGCGGTCGAGGCGGTCCCAGACAATGACGGCGTTATCCTTGACTCCGGCGCTCTTAAGCCCGGCCGCAACCGCGTTGACCGACTCGATCGAAGAAGAAACGCGGGGGGCGCCGAGGCAGTTGATCTTGATCCCGACCACGTCGTCGGGCGAGAAGAGCGAAGCCCAGGCCGCCGCCTCGGTCTTCTCCCCCGTCAGCTCTTTCATGCCGGCGGCAAAGGCCCGGCCGATCGCGGCGGGATTGTACCGGCTCTCAATCAGCATATCCTCGGCGGCTGCCGAAACGACCCGGCTCTTGGAAACCGCGGCGCTCGTCGTCGGAGACCACCGCCCGGTTGCGCATGCTCCGGGCAGGACCGCGCCGCCTGCAATCGCCGCCGCCGTCTTGATGAACTCCCTGCGAGTGGTCATGGAAACCTCCTGGCCGGCGGCTCCCATTCTACCAGATTCCCCGGTCCGGAAATAAAAGGGTCATCTCCCATCTCGGGAAACGCATCTGGGGTATCGGCCCGGCGGCTTCGGCCTCTTCTCGCCTTTTCCCACAGTTCTCTTCGG
This sequence is a window from Candidatus Aminicenantes bacterium. Protein-coding genes within it:
- a CDS encoding twin-arginine translocation signal domain-containing protein, whose protein sequence is MTTRREFIKTAAAIAGGAVLPGACATGRWSPTTSAAVSKSRVVSAAAEDMLIESRYNPAAIGRAFAAGMKELTGEKTEAAAWASLFSPDDVVGIKINCLGAPRVSSSIESVNAVAAGLKSAGVKDNAVIVWDRLDREFQRTGLTLNKGPVGM